The following proteins are co-located in the Chiroxiphia lanceolata isolate bChiLan1 chromosome 7, bChiLan1.pri, whole genome shotgun sequence genome:
- the LOC116789681 gene encoding shugoshin 2-like: MASLKAADTSFFSLSDVRERMREKKKGALRTAKLNASLVSKIKTKIINNSSTIKVSLKHNNKALALALNAEKANAQRLTREKAVLQKEVEQCHFQNAVLRHRLSFQNHILKEFENLLAAVKTARLSEFDTNSASLPSGQKSSMTEDCWADDIADGHLLRVTGIPMRVPISKLCDAGQRGGSSTAVQTSSGELQRPASNEPLKIVPVASKDTLPPQHAEEPQSHQEENGKKFSETKETQEAFHDSCIFGEVLCTAEQNPNSSPALAWESHRLSYEADEMAKHFLDRLSQGHVTQRRKRSTLFATSTPSSGVGIFPRVSSTQAALCSITKDSSSSSNNNTQQQLKSPSSLASPMQTNVISDRKSVGEETFCDQPQAKETECGVETDSTYRQVPEFVPIKVKSKGSRKTGEKMTVKRASTGKKQTNTTKNSAESSPDISQSEECAQNAKKLLQPEVATCSAESEVCEVGQKACVGAFDRGCSVEHHSHSPDRIRDLESTFVMNPAQLPSLEGGDLMQQVKKGPIFEIQNMENLLKSPVHTFSSHEIPSDDSSPQNSLFFRKETSSACALQEDSSVSRKSIRQKTNRKTRVIRQVVDSDEEYLPKSVKIRKAKAEEHPKRNQTRRKTVRLSSCDQRNEVDVFGPCTDVQEVAKESTKDLPGNVKRSRKTYIIHPLDLAGNLGCVQTEFDGSENVSPRSVPGIKASKIPRAAKNYHKSNKKQTRGLQEERQANVDNNMSDLKKKAYCKPKPQRNNSRPPESDTLARQSDGANVLTGSSTELAPKQTVSMGKFSFITDLLSEPDGFLEEQIPEISLTNTLMDLPNNLESSSMTSCAALPVSSRLTEVLVSKSLGAEGNRMPEKSPVWLKSSLIFKEKTAEKIPGETNSQSSSQSSPSQEPEIRPLQDLNNTRILSCSTSEVSGRSSRRRRNPACYKEPKLNSKLRQGDPFTDTAFLCSPLYKRKKKPVKAKGRNQKMKEEEEWLPEGCPSAKHFSNIPQFMRIDWVLLYSAESSRRWKLC, translated from the exons ATGGCATCTTTGAAGGCCGCCGACACGTCCTTCTTCAGCCTGAGCGACGTAAGAGAGAGGATGcgggagaagaaaaagggtgCCTTGAGGACTGCGAAGTTGAATGCCTCGCTTGTATCCAAAATCAAAACGAAAATCATTA ACAACTCTTCTACTATTAAAGTCTCCCTAAAGCACAACAATAAAGCATTGGCTCTGGCCCTTAATGCAGAGAAAGCCAATGCCCAGCGGCTCACCCGGGAGAAGGCCGTCTTACAGAAGGAGGTGGAGCAGTGCCACTTCCAGAACGCTGTGCTGCGCCACAGGCTCTCCTTCCAG AATCATATCttgaaagaatttgaaaatcTTCTGGCTGCAGTTAAGACGGCCCGGCTGTCCGAG tTTGATACAAATTCTGCGTCCTTGCCCAGTGGCCAGAAGAGCAGCATGACTGAAGATTGCTGGGCTGATGATATTGCAGATGGTCACCTTCTGAG GGTTACAGGGATACCAATGAGGGTGCCCATTTCCAAGCTGTGTGATGCAGGACAGCGAGgtggcagctccacagcagtACAAACATCCTCAGGAGAACTTCAGAGACCTGCTTCTAATGAGCCCCTGAAAATTGTGCCTGTTGCCTCCAAAGACACTTTGCCACCACAGCATGCTGAGGAACCTCAATCCCACCAGGAAGAGAATGGGAAGAAGTTCtctgaaacaaaggaaacacaggAGGCTTTTCATGACTCTTGCATCTTTGGAG AGGTCTTGTGCACCGCTGAACAAAATCCCAACAGTTCCCCAGCGCTTGCCTGGGAAAGTCATCGTCTTTCGTATGAGGCTGATGAGATGGCAAAACATTTCCTTGATCGTCTCTCACAAGGGCACGTTACTCAGAGGAGAAAGCGCTCCACCCTCTTTGCTACAAGCACTCCATCTTCTGGTGTGGGTATCTTCCCGCGTGTCAGTTCCACTCAGGCTGCTTTGTGTAGTATCACaaaggacagcagcagctccagcaacaACAACACACAGCAACAGCTGAAATCACCCAGCTCCCTGGCTTCACCTATGCAAACCAATGTTATTTCTGATAGAAAATCTGTGGGTGAAGAGACTTTCTGTGATCAGCCACAGGCTAAAGAAACTGAGTGTGGTGTTGAAACGGACTCCACCTATAGACAAGTCCCTGAGTTTGTTCCTATAAAGGTTAAAAGCAAAGGTAGTCGTAAAACTGGTGAGAAAATGACTGTTAAAAGagcaagcacaggaaaaaagcaaacaaacacaactaAAAACAGTGCAGAAAGTAGTCCTGATATATCTCAAAGTGAAGAGTGTGctcaaaatgcaaagaaacttCTTCAGCCCGAAGTTGCAACATGCTCTGCTGAGTCTGAAGTTTGTGAGGTGGGGCAAAAGGCTTGTGTGGGGGCTTTTGACAGAGGCTGTAGTGTGGAGCACCATTCCCACTCTCCTGATAGAATCCGAGATCTTGAAAGTACATTTGTGATGaatccagcacagctgcccagtCTTGAAGGTGGTGACTTAATGCAACAGGTTAAGAAGGGACCTATCTTTGAGATCCAAAATATGgagaatttattaaaaagccCAGTTCATACTTTTTCAAGTCATGAAATTCCCTCAGATGATTCCAGTCCCCAAAATtcacttttcttcagaaaagagaCCTCAAGTGCCTGTGCTTTGCAGGAGGACTCAAGTGTGAGCAGAAAGAGCATCAGACagaaaaccaacagaaaaactAGAGTAATTAGGCAAGTAGTTGATTCTGATGAGGAGTATCTGCCAAAGAGTGTGAAAATACGAAAGGCCAAAGCTGAAGAACATCCTAAAAGAAACCAGACAAGGAGGAAAACTGTCAGGTTAAGCAGTTGTGATCAGAGAAACGAAGTTGATGTTTTTGGGCCCTGTACAGATGTTCAAGAAGTAGCTAAGGAGAGCACAAAGGATTTGCCTGGCAATGTTAAACGTAGCAGGAAAACTTACATTATCCATCCTTTGGATCTTGCAGGAAACTTGGGTTGCGTCCAGACAGAATTTGACGGGAGTGAAAATGTATCTCCCAGGTCAGTTCCTGGGATCAAAGCTAGCAAAATCCCCAGAGCTGCTAAGAACTATCACAAGAGCAATAAAAAACAGACAAGGGGCCTTCAAGAAGAAAGGCAAGCTAATGTTGACAACAACATGagtgatttgaaaaaaaaagcctattgCAAACCCAAGCCTCAGAGGAACAACTCTAGACCTCCAGAGTCTGATACCTTGGCCAGACAAAGTGATGGTGCCAATGTTCTCACTGGAAGTTCAACGGAACTTGCACCCAAGCAAACTGTCTCTATGGGGAAGTTTTCCTTCATTACAGATCTGCTGTCTGAGCCAGATGGCTTCCTGGAGGAGCAGATACCTGAGATATCACTTACAAATACTCTTATGGACCTTCCTAACAATCTTGAATCCTCCTCTATGACCAGTTGTGCAGCTTTGCCTGTCAGCTCCAGGCTTACTGAAGTACTAGTTTCCAAGAGCTTGGGTGCTGAGGGCAACAGAATGCCAGAAAAATCCCCTGTTTGGCTGAAAAGCTCCCTGATATTTAAGGAGaagactgcagagaaaatacCCGGGGAAACAAATTCTCAGTCAAGTTCTCAGAGCTCACCTTCACAGGAACCTG AGATCAGACCACTACAGGACTTGAACAATACCAGGATTCTGTCCTGCTCCACCTCAGAAGTATCAGGGCGCTCATCCAGGCGGAGACGGAACCCAGCCTGCTATAAAGAACCAAAACTCAACAG TAAACTGAGGCAGGGCGACCCATTTACAGACACTGcattcctctgctctcctctctacaaaagaaaaaagaaacctgttAAAGCCAAGGGAAGGAACCAGaagatgaaagaggaagaagaatggCTTCCTGAAGGATGTCCCAGTGCCAAG CACTTCAGCAACATCCCTCAGTTCATGAGGATAGACTGGGTCTTGCTGTACTCTGCAGAGTCCTCCAGAAGATGGAAACTTTGTTAG
- the IDH1 gene encoding isocitrate dehydrogenase [NADP] cytoplasmic, with translation MSKKIHGGSVVEMQGDEMTRVIWELIKEKLIFPYVDLDLHSYDLGIEHRDATNDKVTMEAAEAIKKYNVGIKCATITPDEKRVEEFKLKQMWKSPNGTIRNILGGTVFREAIICKNIPRLVSGWVKPIVIGRHAYGDQYRATDFVVPGPGKVEMTYTPADGGKPVTYLVHNFESCGGVAMGMYNLDQSIKDFAHSSFQMALSKGWPLYMSTKNTILKRYDGRFKDIFQDIYDREYKSKFEAKKIWYEHRLIDDMVAQALKSEGGFVWACKNYDGDVQSDSVAQGYGSLGMMTSVLICPDGKTVEAEAAHGTVTRHYRMHQKGQETSTNPIASIFAWTRGLAHRAKLDNNTSLKNFAAALEEVCIETIESGFMTKDLAACIKGLPNVTRSDYLNTFEFMDKLAENLKQKLASLPKL, from the exons ATGTCTAAAAAAATCCATGGAGGCTCCGTTGTGGAGATGCAAGGAGATGAAATGACACGGGTCATCTGGGAACTGAttaaagaaaagctgatttttcctTATGTAGATCTGGATTTGCACAG CTATGACTTGGGCATTGAGCATCGTGATGCTACAAATGATAAAGTAACCATGGAAGCTGCTGAAGCCATAAAGAAGTACAATGTGGGCATCAAGTGTGCAACCATCACTCCTGATGAGAAGAGAGTGGAGGAGTTCAAGTTGAAGCAGATGTGGAAGTCTCCCAATGGGACAATCAGAAACATCCTGGGAGGCACAGTTTTCAGGGAGGCCATAATCTGCAAGAACATTCCCCGGCTGGTGTCTGGATGGGTGAAACCCATTGTCATTGGCCGTCACGCCTATGGGGATCAA tacaGAGCAACTGATTTTGTGGTTCCTGGGCCTGGAAAAGTAGAGATGACCTACACTCCCGCAGATGGAGGCAAACCAGTCACATATCTGGTCCATAACTTTGAAA GCTGTGGTGGTGTAGCCATGGGAATGTACAATCTTGACCAGTCTATCAAGGATTTTGCCCACAGTTCCTTCCAAATGGCACTGTCTAAAGGCTGGCCCCTCTACATGAGCACCAAGAACACCATTCTGAAGAGATATGATGGCCGCTTTAAAGACATCTTCCAAGATATCTATGACAG agaaTATAAGTCCAAGTTTGAAGCCAAAAAGATATGGTATGAGCATAGGCTCATTGATGACATGGTTGCTCAGGCCCTGAAATCTGAAGGAGGCTTTGTCTGGGCCTGCAAGAACTATGATGGGGATGTGCAGTCTGACTCTGTTGCACAAG GCTATGGTTCTCTGGGAATGATGACCAGTGTGCTGATCTGCCCTGATGGCAAGACTGTTGAAGCAGAAGCTGCTCATGGCACAGTTACTCGTCACTACCGCATGCACCAGAAAGGCCAAGAAACCTCCACTAACCCCATTG CCTCCATCTTCGCCTGGACAAGAGGACTTGCTCACAGAGCTAAGCTGGACAACAACACTAGCCTCAAGAACTTTGCAGCTGCCCTGGAAGAAGTCTGCATTGAGACCATCGAGTCTGGCTTCATGACAAAGGACCTTGCTGCCTGTATCAAAGGCCTACCTAA TGTCACACGCTCTGACTACCTGAACACCTTTGAGTTCATGGACAAGCTCGCTGAAAACCTGAAGCAGAAGCTGGCCTCTCTGCCCAAACTTTAA